The Apostichopus japonicus isolate 1M-3 chromosome 20, ASM3797524v1, whole genome shotgun sequence genome contains a region encoding:
- the LOC139961494 gene encoding calcium-activated chloride channel regulator 4A-like yields MVHCLGQLAIHGVQDWYHSGLLVRVDKHFEGRLYIEQPARSSRRLETYCKIEMEVTKCVCLTVSLLLVCSLPVKSTIIEFEEFEDPGGSWGRQPIILSEGGYSNILVAIHWDVTESPLVIENIKAVLTRASHILNSSSEGVLYFKEISILVPSVWNYSLQYEKSRPNETYDTARIVLRNESSEGSPPGKPFVLHPGSCGEEGEYIYFPEKGLESKNDTLDREIGELFVSLWSQLKWGMHQPRMETTYETPPSYCTMDSSLWEKLLPYTEDYQFSLQSAAILEPSSVTPVFRLLRHSDEFSVVILDARENMKENNKFHRMIGKFREYIWHFFPTHSRVGVVSVNNTVTQVKPCLKIWENYAFRWQLYQGLPKFPTGTSSLGDAVIEAIRLLSYSTQGGTNGTRIFIMTDGTDELHPTLPELQHVLDAAGVVLVSLPISSDKSENIHLNNTINENYTVNEYNRMHRLGDDGRAVRILSRKNFCIDDDWRSVPLVVDHLDQSQIVVVRVHGDYMRDVSVIWETPDGTGRGPAFSTDYTSPVINDFELELYETGVFELLFYSNETQCIDIDVYIARLSATITNIEYTDEMLKVRPILLHTLVDYTETTDGVPLYISITQNEKPVINASVTVWLNTPDDDVTKIPIQDSGEGNDAKRGDGVYSLLYTNITTEGTYQLNIEVNQSASCLMKKSPTSSNCEPLPPFTRYPSPMEFTVLGIPPSKIYDLTVHSIIGKTVLITWTAPGRDLMTGTADYYEMKYTDNMDALLNNFANAPNIANVLTGSLDMPQSSGSSEYINVSFAKLDAELVFVALRAVDEFENKGEISNVVEIYLEESRTTAVPDDTMEIEFVSTYKTPTVAMTTTSADQLITSTEYSTEYSTEYGTEGAHTSKGMISELPTTEMMSSLSVKTTHVKNDQMTTFYPDKITTQFNVAPVDPTEREFVSTYKTPTVAMTTTSADQLKTSTEYGTEYRTEYSAEGAHTSKGMISELPTTEMMSSLSNIKVKTTHEKNDQMTTFYPDKITTQFNVAPVDPTEREFVSTYKTPTVAMTTTSADLLITSTAYSTENSTEYSIDGAHTSTAEGANTSTTEDAHTSTTEGVHTSITEDAHTSKTEGAHTSTTEGAHTSTGMISELPTTGMMSRLSVKTTHGKNNQITFFPDKITTQIKVASDDPTKTSRESFAKATKEYVGTLKSHNTEAVTETDKNLIKTIKQKEEDNETFFEKLVNAVQTDTVKASLATGGIVTLASITGLLVLLTKRRKPSGDASHGTKPYIVDMEML; encoded by the exons ATGGTTCATTGCTTAGGTCAACTGGCTATACACGGGGTACAAGATTGGTACCATTCTGGACTGCTAGTCAGGGTGGATAAACACTTTGAAGGTCGTTTATACATTGAACAGCCTGCACGGAGCAGTAGAAGACTGGAGACGTACTGCAAAATCGAGATGGAAGTtacaaaatgtgtttgtttgaCTGTTTCTCTACTCTTGGTTTGTAGCCTTCCGGTAAAGTCAACGATTATTGAATTCGAGGAATTCGAGGACCCAGGTGGTTCATGGGGACGACAACCCATTATTTTATCTGAAGGAGGGTACAGCAATATCTTGGTTGCTATACACTGGGACGTGACGGAGTCGCCCCTCGTGATCGAAAACATTAAG gCAGTTTTAACAAGGGCTTCTCATATTCTCAATTCATCATCGGAAGGAGTTCTGTACTTTAAGGAGATTTCAATTCTGGTTCCGAGTGTGTGGAATTATAGCCTACAATATGAAAAATCAAGACCAAACGAAACTTACGACACAGCTAGAATTGTGTTAAG GAATGAATCGAGCGAAGGATCTCCTCCTGGTAAACCATTCGTTCTTCATCCCGGTAGTTGTGGGGAGGAGGGAGAATATATCTACTTCCCGGAGAAAGGGCTGGAATCGAAGAACGATACATTAGATCGTGAAATTG GAGAACTTTTTGTGAGTTTGTGGAGCCAATTAAAATGGGGAATGCACCAACCACGGATGGAAACAACGTATGAGACACCACCGTCATACTGTACCATGGATTCG aGCCTATGGGAAAAGTTACTGCCGTACACAGAAGATTACCAGTTTAGCTTACAAAGTGCAGCTATTCTAGAGCCAAGCTCCGTAACCCCGGTCTTTCGTTTATTAAGACATTCTGACGAATTCTCAGTTGTTATTTTAGACGCACGTGAAAACATGAAG gaaaacaacaaatttcacaGGATGATAGGAAAATTCAGAGAATATATCTGGCATTTCTTCCCGACGCACAGTCGGGTTGGAGTTGTATCAGTAAATAACACAGTGACGCAGGTTAAGCCTTGCCTTAAAATCTGGGAGAACTACGCATTTCGTTGGCAGCTTTATCAAGGTTTACCAAAGTTCCCAACTGGTACTTCAAGTCTAGGCGACGCTGTCATTGAAGCCATTCGG CTTCTGTCGTATTCCACTCAAGGTGGTACAAATGGTACGAGGATATTCATAATGACTGACGGGACAGACGAACTTCATCCCACCCTGCCTGAACTCCAACATGTACTAGACGCTGCCGGGGTCGTCTTAGTGTCTCTTCCCATCAGCTCAGACAAGTCGGAAAATATCCATTTGaacaatacaataaatgaaaattatacAGTGAATGAATATAACCGTATGCATCGTCTTGGAGATGATGGGCGTGCTGTACGT ATTCTCTCAAGAAAGAACTTTTGCATCGATGATGATTGGAGAAGCGTGCCGTTGGTCGTGGATCATTTGGATCAAAGTCAAATAGTAGTAGTTAGGGTCCATGGCGATTACATGAGAGATGTTTCTGTAATATGGGAAACACCAGACGGGACTGGTCGAGGTCCAGCTTTCTCTACTGACTATACATCGCCCGTAATCAATGATTTTGAATTGGAGCTTTATGAAACG GGTGTGTTCGAACTCTTATTCTATTCCAATGAGACTCAATGCATTGATATTGATGTCTACATCGCCAGACTGTCAGCTACTATCACGAACATTGAGTATACGGATGAGATGTTAAAAGTACGACCAATCTTGCTCCACACCCTCGTAGACTACACCGAAACGACAGACGGTGTCCCTCTATATATTTCTATCACTCAAAATGAAAAGCCGGTGATCAACGCTTCAGTAACAGTTTGGCTAAACACGCCAGATGATGACGTCACGAAAATACCAATACAAGATAGTGGAGAGG GAAATGATGCTAAGAGAGGTGATGGTGTTTATTCACTGCTTTATACTAATATTACGACTGAAGGAACCTACCAATTGAATATCGAAGTTAACCAATCAGCAAGCTGCTTGATGAAGAAAAGTCCTACGTCATCCA ATTGCGAACCGTTGCCTCCTTTCACGAGATATCCTTCTCCGATGGAATTTACAGTTCTGGGTATTCCGCCGAGTAAAATCTATGATCTCACAGTCCACTCAATCATAGGAAAGACGGTATTAATAACGTGGACAGCACCAGGAAGAGACCTGATGACTGGCACAG CTGACTACTATGAAATGAAATACACTGACAACATGGACGCTCTCCTGAATAACTTTGCTAATGCCCCAAATATCGCAAATGTCTTGACCGGAAGTTTGGATATGCCACAATCGTCGGGCTCATCGGAATACATAAATGTCAGTTTTGCAAAACTAGACGCCGAGTTGGTGTTTGTTGCTCTGCGTGCAGTCgatgaatttgaaaacaaaggAGAAATTTCTAACGTTGTCGAAATTTACTTAGAGGAATCTCGTACAACCGCTGTCCCTGATGATACAATGGAGATAGAGTTCGTGTCGACTTACAAAACGCCCACAGTTGCTATGACTACAACATCAGCTGACCAACTCATAACTAGCACAGAGTATAGCACGGAGTATAGCACGGAGTATGGAACAGAGGGCGCTCATACCTCTAAAGGAATGATTTCAGAATTACCGACTACTGAAATGATGAGCAGTTTATCAGTTAAGACAACTCATGTGAAGAACGATcaaatgacaacattttatcCAGATAAGATAACAACACAGTTCAACGTTGCCCCTGTTGATCCAACGGAGAGAGAGTTCGTGTCGACTTACAAAACGCCCACAGTTGCTATGACTACAACATCAGCTGACCAACTCAAAACTAGCACAGAGTATGGCACAGAGTATAGGACGGAGTATAGTGCAGAAGGCGCTCATACGTCAAAGGGAATGATTTCAGAATTACCGACTACTGAAATGATGAGCAGtttatcaaatattaaagttaaGACAACTCATGAGAAGAACGATcaaatgacaacattttatcCAGATAAGATAACAACACAGTTCAACGTTGCCCCTGTTGATCCAACGGAGAGAGAGTTCGTGTCGACTTACAAAACGCCCACAGTTGCTATGACTACAACATCAGCTGACCTACTCATAACTAGCACAGCGTATAGCACGGAGAATAGCACGGAGTATAGCATAGATGGTGCTCATACGTCTACAGCAGAGGGCGCTAACACGTCAACAACAGAGGACGCTCATACGTCTACAACAGAGGGCGTTCATACGTCTATAACAGAGGACGCTCATACGTCTAAAACAGAGGGCGCTCATACGTCTACAACAGAAGGCGCTCACACGTCTACAGGAATGATTTCAGAATTACCGACTACTGGAATGATGAGCAGATTATCAGTTAAGACAACTCATGGGAAGAACaatcaaattacattttttccAGATAAGATAACAACCCAAATCAAAGTTGCCTCTGATGATCCAACGAAGACGTCTAGAGAAAGCTTCGCGAAGGCTACGAAGGAGTATGTTGGAACTTTAAAGTCTCACAACACGGAGGCTGTTACTGAGACAGATAAAAATcttattaaaacaataaaacagaaagaagaagACAATGAAACTTTCTTCGAAAAACTAGTAAACGCTGTCCAAACAGATACTGTTAAAGCGTCATTAGCCACAGGCGGGATTGTAACGTTAGCATCAATAACTGGATTATTGGTACTTCTAacgaaaagaagaaaacctTCTGGTGATGCTTCTCATGGGACAAAACCTTATATTGTCGATATGGAAATGTTGTGA